The following are encoded in a window of Longibacter salinarum genomic DNA:
- a CDS encoding DUF3341 domain-containing protein: protein MLDELTRELKATMGIYESDEEQVYGLLAEFSDPGALLHAAEAVRENGYSHFDTHSPFPIHGMDRAMGLGNSKVGFFSFGGAVTGLAVGYLLQWWTSAVDYPINISGKPFFAVEPSVPIMFELTILFGALGAVAGMLALNGLPRPYNPLFYSERFERVTDDAFFLHIAASDSQFDETDTANLLRKAGALNVELVQDDGTAETAPASSL, encoded by the coding sequence ATGCTAGACGAACTGACACGCGAACTGAAAGCCACGATGGGCATCTATGAGAGCGACGAGGAGCAGGTTTACGGCCTGCTCGCGGAGTTCTCAGATCCCGGGGCTCTGCTCCACGCGGCGGAGGCCGTGCGCGAAAACGGCTACAGCCACTTCGATACGCACAGCCCGTTCCCGATTCACGGCATGGACCGTGCAATGGGGCTCGGCAACTCGAAGGTTGGCTTCTTCTCGTTCGGGGGCGCTGTCACCGGCCTCGCTGTCGGATATCTGTTGCAGTGGTGGACATCGGCCGTCGATTACCCGATTAACATCAGCGGCAAGCCGTTCTTCGCCGTCGAGCCGTCTGTGCCGATCATGTTCGAACTGACCATTTTGTTCGGCGCGCTCGGCGCTGTGGCGGGAATGCTCGCCCTGAACGGTCTGCCCCGCCCGTACAACCCGCTGTTTTACTCCGAGCGGTTCGAGCGCGTGACCGACGATGCCTTTTTCTTGCACATCGCTGCAAGCGACAGTCAGTTCGATGAGACAGACACAGCGAACCTGCTCCGCAAGGCGGGGGCGTTGAATGTCGAACTCGTGCAGGACGACGGGACCGCAGAAACGGCGCCTGCCTCTAGCCTCTAG
- the nrfD gene encoding NrfD/PsrC family molybdoenzyme membrane anchor subunit, whose product MDNTTSQPTAEHHHSAGHAHNESLVKGNLSFHDITEMVSRHTEKKTPLAWYIAFGLASSMAALLLLSLAYQVWNGVGVWGNNQPVAWGWPIVNFVFWVGIGHAGTLISAILFLFRQKWRTSINRAAEAMTLFAVMCALIFPTFHVGRVWVIYWTLPIPNQMEMWPQFKSPLLWDVFAVSSYFIVSLVFWYVGLIPDLATIRDRSSTWLRRKVTGFFSLGWTGANRHWRNYEKAYLLLAGLATPLVLSVHSVVSFDFAVSVLPGWHTTIFPPYFVAGAIFSGFAMVVTLMVIARKVYGLENVITLDVLEKMNIIILVTGTIVGFAYITEFFMAWYSQVEYEQYAFINRAFGPYAWAYWIMMTCNLISPQLFWFKKLRRSIPVMFALSIVVNIGMWFERFVITITSLHRDFLPSSWGYFEPTLTDVTTFIGSFGLFFTLFLLFLRFVPMVAMAEVKGVMPEADPHYYDEGDGHTAESKVPYIQPAQEDNGRNEAGETRGGK is encoded by the coding sequence GTGGACAACACGACCAGCCAACCCACGGCCGAACATCACCACAGTGCCGGGCACGCTCACAACGAGTCGCTCGTCAAAGGCAATCTCTCGTTCCACGACATCACGGAGATGGTGTCGCGGCACACAGAGAAGAAGACGCCGCTTGCGTGGTACATTGCGTTCGGTCTGGCTTCCTCCATGGCCGCGCTGCTACTCCTTAGCCTGGCTTATCAGGTCTGGAACGGCGTCGGCGTATGGGGCAACAACCAGCCCGTCGCCTGGGGCTGGCCGATCGTCAACTTCGTGTTCTGGGTTGGTATCGGTCACGCCGGAACGCTGATCTCGGCGATTCTCTTCCTCTTCCGGCAAAAATGGCGTACCTCTATTAACCGGGCGGCAGAGGCGATGACGCTCTTTGCCGTGATGTGTGCACTCATCTTCCCGACCTTCCACGTGGGCCGGGTCTGGGTGATCTACTGGACGCTACCGATCCCGAACCAGATGGAGATGTGGCCGCAGTTCAAGAGCCCGCTCCTCTGGGACGTATTCGCTGTTTCGAGCTACTTCATCGTTTCGCTTGTTTTCTGGTACGTGGGACTGATACCGGACCTTGCGACGATTCGCGACCGCTCGAGCACGTGGCTGCGCAGGAAAGTGACCGGGTTCTTCTCACTCGGCTGGACCGGTGCCAACCGGCACTGGCGCAATTACGAGAAAGCATACTTGCTTCTCGCCGGTCTTGCCACGCCGCTCGTTCTCTCGGTTCACTCCGTGGTGTCCTTTGACTTTGCCGTCTCCGTCCTTCCTGGGTGGCACACGACGATTTTCCCACCCTACTTTGTTGCCGGTGCCATCTTCTCCGGCTTCGCGATGGTGGTGACGCTCATGGTTATCGCGCGAAAGGTCTACGGCCTCGAAAACGTCATCACGTTGGACGTCCTCGAGAAGATGAACATCATCATTCTCGTGACGGGTACGATCGTCGGTTTTGCCTACATCACAGAGTTCTTCATGGCGTGGTACTCGCAGGTTGAGTACGAGCAATACGCCTTTATTAACCGGGCCTTCGGTCCGTACGCCTGGGCGTACTGGATCATGATGACCTGTAACCTGATCTCGCCGCAGCTCTTCTGGTTCAAGAAGCTCCGCCGGTCGATTCCGGTCATGTTCGCGCTCTCTATTGTCGTGAACATCGGTATGTGGTTCGAGCGCTTCGTGATTACGATCACGTCGCTGCACCGCGACTTCCTGCCGAGTTCCTGGGGCTACTTTGAGCCGACGCTGACCGACGTCACGACGTTCATCGGCTCGTTCGGCCTCTTCTTTACACTCTTCCTGCTCTTCCTGCGGTTTGTCCCGATGGTTGCCATGGCAGAGGTGAAGGGCGTGATGCCGGAAGCCGATCCGCATTACTACGACGAAGGTGACGGCCATACGGCTGAAAGCAAGGTGCCGTATATCCAGCCGGCACAGGAAGACAACGGACGAAACGAAGCCGGTGAGACCCGGGGCGGCAAGTAA
- a CDS encoding Fe-S cluster-containing hydrogenase, giving the protein MIELDVIDPKSADREEPSERFWRSLPQLERKTSGDGADTPTPEFSDGASEPPSKASRRQFLQLMGAAMAMAGLTACRRPDQRILPYARKPEDVIPGIPQHFATGMPFRGSLRPLLVESHEGRPTKVEGNPDHPGSNGGTSPFEQASVLNLYDPDRSRSVWRDGSKAEWADFKSFCVELANRAANQELAILMPTSSSPTLEAMLERARGRFGSVRVVEYATEGNDNARLGMQQAFGRPYRAQYDFEQSDVVLSLDADFLDGKSPDFLNNNRTFFSGRRVDSVDDDMNRLYVVESQYSTTGGTADHRLRMKASVVSAFAATVAAEMGLGTAPDYDWSEKEAVHAREIARDLQEAGSRGVVVAGETQPPEVHALAMAINERLGAIGNSVMLLDTGVESVEAQDEELATLVDDMNAGRVGTVLMMGVNPVYDAPAGLNFREALQRVDNTIHVGLRRNETARASRWHLPRAHYLEAWGDGRTFDGTLSVIQPLIAPLYSASHSEIEVLNLLGTGMDESGYDLVRDTWRGQISGSFEEGWRRVLHDGYLADSAYPTASPGSASVPSIDTPSDDGLEVIFRLDPSVLDGSYGNNAWMQELPDPVTKITWDNVAVMSAATAADLGLSADGTYDEGQENGYSEGNFFVDRVNLTIDGETINIPVWVQPGLPDGTIGLTHGYGRAISTTRDPEGTPFWDTDNATDVYFDGPIAGGVGSDGEPVNSVGVRTSHLRPSGSRIATGATVEKASSGYMIATTQETGSMHGRAIVRWGSLEEFRNNPEFVKEETEPVPGDEYDSFEEFPELWAKNHPSEAAAMKDSNYFDNQWGMVIDLNTCTGCNACVVACTSENNVQVVGKESVSNGRHMYWLRMDRYYYSGEDDREEPEMMMQPVMCQHCENAPCESVCPVAATVHSPDGTNQMIYNRCIGTRYCSNNCPYKVRRFNFFNWTKTLPQEVKMAQNPNVTVRSRGVMEKCSWCVHRIRDNQHRANQEERDLRADEIQTACQQACPTEAITFGDLNNPESSVVEKRKNPRRYELLSYLNVKPRLSYLGRVRNVNPRIQEALGLDMEEGPAAPESADEPETAEATA; this is encoded by the coding sequence ATGATTGAGCTTGACGTCATCGATCCCAAGTCGGCCGACCGCGAGGAGCCTAGTGAGCGCTTCTGGCGAAGCCTTCCGCAGCTTGAGCGGAAGACGTCCGGCGATGGGGCTGACACTCCGACACCTGAGTTTTCCGATGGGGCCAGCGAGCCGCCGAGCAAGGCGTCTCGTCGCCAGTTCCTGCAGTTGATGGGAGCAGCGATGGCCATGGCGGGTCTGACCGCCTGCCGTCGACCCGATCAGCGCATCCTTCCGTACGCCCGGAAGCCGGAAGATGTCATTCCGGGGATTCCACAGCATTTTGCCACGGGCATGCCGTTCCGTGGGTCGTTGCGCCCGCTGCTGGTTGAGAGCCACGAAGGGCGTCCGACCAAGGTGGAAGGCAATCCTGATCACCCTGGGTCGAACGGGGGGACCAGCCCGTTTGAGCAGGCATCCGTTCTCAACCTGTACGATCCAGATCGCTCACGCTCCGTCTGGCGCGATGGTAGCAAGGCGGAATGGGCCGACTTCAAGTCGTTCTGTGTTGAACTCGCCAATCGGGCGGCGAATCAGGAGCTCGCTATCCTCATGCCAACGAGTTCGTCGCCGACGCTCGAGGCGATGCTAGAGAGGGCGCGCGGTCGCTTCGGCTCCGTTCGGGTCGTGGAATACGCAACCGAGGGCAACGACAACGCTCGCCTCGGCATGCAGCAAGCATTCGGACGTCCGTACCGCGCACAATACGACTTTGAGCAGTCGGATGTCGTCCTGAGCCTCGACGCGGACTTCCTCGACGGCAAGTCGCCGGACTTTCTGAATAACAACCGGACGTTCTTCTCCGGTCGGCGCGTCGACTCCGTCGATGACGACATGAACCGCCTTTACGTTGTGGAAAGTCAGTATTCCACAACGGGCGGGACGGCTGATCACCGCCTTCGCATGAAGGCCAGCGTCGTTTCGGCGTTTGCGGCCACCGTCGCTGCCGAGATGGGTCTCGGTACCGCTCCCGACTACGACTGGAGCGAGAAAGAGGCTGTTCACGCCCGTGAGATCGCTCGAGATCTCCAGGAAGCTGGCTCGCGCGGTGTTGTTGTTGCTGGCGAAACGCAGCCTCCGGAGGTTCACGCCCTCGCGATGGCTATTAACGAGCGCCTTGGCGCGATCGGGAACAGCGTAATGCTCCTCGATACGGGTGTCGAGTCTGTCGAGGCGCAGGACGAAGAGCTCGCTACGCTCGTCGACGACATGAACGCCGGTCGTGTGGGCACGGTCCTGATGATGGGCGTCAATCCCGTTTACGATGCGCCCGCCGGGCTCAATTTCCGCGAGGCGCTACAGCGGGTGGACAACACCATCCACGTCGGGCTTCGCCGAAACGAAACCGCCCGCGCATCACGCTGGCATCTGCCGCGAGCGCACTATCTGGAAGCCTGGGGCGACGGTCGTACCTTCGACGGTACGCTCTCGGTCATTCAACCACTTATTGCCCCGCTCTACAGCGCATCCCACTCCGAAATCGAGGTGCTCAACCTCCTCGGTACGGGAATGGATGAGTCGGGATATGACCTTGTCCGGGACACCTGGCGTGGTCAAATCTCGGGTTCGTTCGAAGAGGGATGGCGCCGCGTTCTCCACGACGGCTACCTTGCTGATTCCGCCTATCCGACGGCATCACCCGGTTCGGCCAGCGTTCCCAGCATCGATACGCCGTCCGATGACGGGCTGGAGGTGATCTTTCGCCTTGATCCGTCCGTTCTCGACGGATCGTATGGAAATAACGCGTGGATGCAGGAGCTGCCGGACCCGGTCACGAAGATTACGTGGGATAACGTCGCCGTGATGAGTGCCGCGACGGCTGCCGATCTCGGCCTCTCCGCCGACGGTACGTACGACGAGGGTCAGGAAAACGGTTACAGCGAAGGAAACTTCTTCGTCGATCGCGTCAATCTGACAATCGACGGCGAAACCATCAACATTCCCGTCTGGGTTCAGCCGGGTCTTCCCGATGGAACGATTGGTCTGACGCACGGCTACGGCCGCGCGATCTCGACCACACGCGATCCGGAAGGAACGCCGTTCTGGGATACAGATAACGCGACGGACGTCTACTTCGACGGACCGATTGCTGGAGGGGTTGGATCTGATGGTGAGCCGGTCAATTCCGTTGGTGTGCGGACCTCGCATCTGCGCCCATCCGGGTCGCGCATAGCAACGGGGGCGACGGTCGAGAAAGCCAGTAGTGGTTACATGATCGCGACCACCCAAGAGACCGGCTCCATGCACGGTCGAGCCATCGTGCGCTGGGGATCTCTCGAGGAGTTTCGCAACAACCCTGAGTTTGTCAAGGAGGAGACCGAACCGGTCCCGGGCGACGAGTACGACTCCTTCGAAGAGTTTCCGGAGCTGTGGGCGAAGAATCACCCCAGCGAAGCTGCGGCGATGAAGGATAGCAACTACTTCGATAACCAGTGGGGCATGGTCATCGACCTCAACACGTGCACGGGCTGCAACGCCTGTGTCGTGGCCTGCACGAGCGAAAACAATGTGCAGGTGGTCGGGAAAGAATCCGTAAGTAACGGCCGTCACATGTACTGGCTCCGGATGGACCGGTACTATTACTCGGGTGAGGACGACCGAGAAGAGCCCGAGATGATGATGCAGCCGGTGATGTGCCAGCACTGCGAGAACGCTCCCTGCGAGTCGGTTTGCCCGGTCGCAGCCACGGTGCACTCGCCGGATGGCACCAACCAGATGATCTACAACCGTTGCATCGGGACGCGGTACTGCTCCAACAACTGCCCGTACAAGGTCCGCCGGTTCAACTTCTTCAACTGGACGAAGACGCTGCCGCAGGAAGTCAAAATGGCGCAGAACCCGAACGTCACCGTTCGGTCCCGTGGCGTCATGGAGAAATGCTCCTGGTGCGTTCACCGGATTCGCGACAATCAGCACCGGGCGAATCAGGAAGAGCGCGATCTTCGTGCGGATGAAATCCAGACGGCATGCCAGCAGGCCTGCCCGACAGAGGCCATCACGTTCGGCGATCTCAACAACCCCGAAAGTTCGGTGGTTGAGAAGCGGAAGAACCCGCGCCGCTACGAGCTGCTGTCGTACCTCAACGTCAAGCCGCGCCTGTCGTACCTGGGCCGGGTTCGCAACGTCAACCCGCGCATTCAGGAGGCGCTCGGCCTCGATATGGAGGAAGGGCCCGCCGCGCCGGAAAGCGCCGACGAGCCGGAGACGGCAGAAGCGACGGCGTAA
- a CDS encoding cytochrome c3 family protein: MPQIFPKKANVLPILSLGGALLGGVALIFLVWYYFSPEFLVVGYQPDQPVAYNHEFHAGQLGMDCRYCHNWVENSAHANVPPTQTCMNCHNQIKTQSPQLLKVRESWATDTPIQWVKVHHLPDYAHFSHASHVNNGVGCETCHGRIDKMEVVYQAEPLSMGWCLECHRQPELYLRPNEEVTTMGYVHPENFVEINLARIQEEGIQPPTNCSACHY, from the coding sequence ATGCCGCAGATATTTCCGAAGAAGGCTAACGTCCTGCCGATCCTCTCTCTGGGGGGCGCTCTGTTGGGCGGCGTCGCGCTCATATTCCTGGTTTGGTACTACTTCTCTCCCGAGTTTCTGGTGGTTGGTTATCAGCCCGATCAGCCCGTGGCATACAACCACGAGTTTCACGCCGGTCAGCTTGGAATGGATTGCCGGTACTGCCACAACTGGGTAGAGAACTCTGCGCACGCCAACGTGCCTCCCACCCAGACGTGCATGAACTGCCACAACCAGATTAAGACGCAGTCGCCGCAGCTGCTGAAGGTCCGAGAGAGTTGGGCCACGGACACGCCGATTCAGTGGGTGAAAGTGCATCACCTGCCGGATTACGCGCACTTCAGCCACGCGTCGCACGTCAATAACGGCGTGGGGTGTGAGACCTGCCACGGCCGTATCGACAAGATGGAGGTCGTGTACCAGGCAGAGCCGCTGTCGATGGGTTGGTGCCTTGAGTGTCACCGCCAGCCGGAGCTCTACCTCCGTCCCAACGAGGAGGTGACGACGATGGGGTATGTTCACCCCGAAAACTTTGTCGAGATCAACCTCGCCCGTATTCAGGAAGAGGGGATTCAACCGCCGACCAACTGTTCGGCTTGCCACTACTAA